A stretch of the Massilia varians genome encodes the following:
- a CDS encoding NADP-dependent malic enzyme, with translation MDSSSDKKEELRQQLRAAALEYHQIPRPGKISVTPTKGLLNQRDLALAYSPGVAAPCEEIVKDPANSYKYTARGNLVAVISNGTAVLGLGNIGPLASKPVMEGKGVLFKKFAAIDVFDIEINENDPDKLVDIIASLEPTFGGINLEDIKAPECFYIERKLRERMKIPVFHDDQHGTAIIVGAAILNGLKVVGKDIKNCKLVVSGAGAAALACLDLIVDLGFPLENIFVTDLAGVVYKGRTELMDEDKARFAQDTPHRSLADVIPGADIFLGLSAGGVLKQDMVAQMAPNPMILALANPNPEILPEDVKAVRSDAIIATGRSDYPNQVNNVLCFPYMFRGALDCGATTITRDMEIAVVHAIADLAHAEQSDIVASAYGIANLSFGPEYLIPMPFDPRLLTHIAPAVAKAAQDGGVATRPIEDLAAYAESLQQFVYRSGTFMKPLFSVAKAAPLEAKRIVYAEGEDERVLRAVQVVVDEKLARPILVGRPAVLEKRIEKFGLRLKLGQNVDVINPDYDERYRDYWQTYYEMAKRKGVTVDLAKIEMRRRHTLIGAMMVHKGDADGLICGTYGTTWMHLHYIDQVLGKRAGSKVYAAMNFLITPDRQLAIVDTHVNENPDAEELAEITVMAAEEMERFGMQPRAALLSHSNFGTANSASAQKMRAVLPLVQAAKPNLEIDGEMHGDTAIEAKVRAKIMPNSALTGDANLLVMPNIDAANISYNLVKSAAGNGIAIGPVLLGCARPVHILTPSSTVRRIVNMTALCVVDAVSQR, from the coding sequence ATGGACTCGTCATCGGACAAGAAAGAAGAATTGCGTCAACAGCTGCGCGCCGCAGCGCTCGAATATCACCAGATTCCCCGCCCCGGCAAGATCAGCGTCACCCCAACCAAGGGCCTGCTGAACCAGCGCGACCTGGCGCTGGCCTACTCGCCGGGCGTCGCCGCGCCTTGCGAAGAGATCGTCAAGGATCCGGCCAACTCGTACAAGTACACGGCGCGCGGCAACCTGGTGGCCGTGATCTCGAACGGCACCGCCGTGCTTGGCCTGGGCAATATCGGCCCGCTGGCCTCCAAGCCGGTCATGGAAGGCAAGGGCGTGCTGTTCAAGAAGTTCGCCGCGATCGATGTGTTCGACATCGAGATCAACGAGAACGACCCGGACAAGCTGGTCGACATCATCGCGTCGCTCGAACCTACTTTTGGGGGCATCAACCTGGAAGACATCAAGGCGCCGGAGTGCTTCTACATCGAGCGCAAACTCCGCGAGCGCATGAAGATCCCGGTCTTCCACGATGACCAGCACGGCACCGCCATCATCGTCGGCGCCGCCATCCTGAACGGCCTGAAGGTGGTCGGCAAGGACATCAAGAACTGCAAGCTGGTGGTCTCCGGCGCCGGCGCGGCCGCGCTGGCCTGCCTCGACCTGATCGTCGACCTCGGCTTCCCGCTCGAGAACATCTTCGTCACCGACCTGGCCGGCGTGGTCTACAAGGGCCGCACCGAGCTGATGGACGAGGACAAGGCGCGCTTCGCCCAGGATACCCCGCACCGCTCGCTGGCTGATGTGATCCCGGGCGCCGACATCTTCCTGGGCCTGTCGGCAGGCGGCGTGCTGAAGCAGGACATGGTCGCGCAGATGGCGCCCAATCCGATGATCCTGGCGCTGGCCAACCCGAACCCGGAAATCCTGCCGGAAGACGTCAAGGCGGTGCGCAGCGACGCCATCATCGCCACCGGCCGTTCGGACTACCCGAACCAGGTCAACAACGTCCTGTGCTTCCCCTACATGTTCCGCGGCGCGCTGGACTGCGGCGCGACCACCATCACCCGCGACATGGAAATCGCGGTGGTGCATGCGATCGCCGACCTGGCCCACGCCGAGCAGTCGGACATCGTGGCCTCGGCCTACGGCATCGCCAACCTGTCCTTCGGTCCGGAATACTTGATTCCGATGCCTTTCGATCCGCGCCTGCTGACCCACATCGCCCCGGCGGTGGCCAAGGCGGCCCAGGACGGCGGCGTCGCCACCCGTCCGATCGAGGACCTGGCCGCCTACGCCGAGAGCCTGCAGCAGTTCGTGTACCGCAGCGGCACCTTCATGAAGCCGCTGTTCTCGGTGGCCAAGGCCGCGCCGCTCGAAGCCAAGCGCATCGTCTACGCCGAGGGCGAGGACGAGCGCGTGCTGCGCGCGGTGCAGGTGGTGGTCGACGAGAAGCTGGCGCGCCCGATCCTGGTCGGCCGCCCGGCGGTGCTGGAAAAGCGCATCGAGAAGTTCGGCCTGCGCCTGAAGCTCGGCCAGAACGTCGACGTGATCAATCCGGACTACGACGAGCGCTACCGCGACTACTGGCAGACCTACTACGAGATGGCCAAGCGCAAGGGCGTGACCGTCGACCTGGCCAAGATCGAGATGCGCCGCCGCCACACCCTGATCGGCGCCATGATGGTCCACAAGGGCGACGCGGACGGCCTGATCTGCGGCACCTACGGCACCACCTGGATGCACCTGCACTACATCGACCAGGTGCTGGGCAAGCGCGCCGGCAGCAAGGTGTACGCGGCGATGAACTTCCTGATCACCCCGGACCGCCAACTGGCCATCGTCGACACCCACGTCAACGAGAACCCGGATGCCGAGGAACTGGCCGAGATCACCGTCATGGCGGCCGAGGAGATGGAACGCTTCGGCATGCAGCCGCGCGCGGCCCTGCTGTCGCACTCGAACTTCGGCACCGCCAACAGCGCCTCGGCGCAGAAGATGCGCGCCGTCCTGCCGCTGGTCCAGGCGGCCAAGCCGAACCTGGAAATCGACGGCGAGATGCACGGCGACACCGCGATCGAAGCCAAGGTGCGCGCCAAGATCATGCCGAATTCGGCCCTGACCGGCGACGCCAACCTGCTGGTGATGCCGAACATCGACGCCGCCAACATCTCCTACAACCTGGTCAAGAGCGCCGCCGGCAACGGCATCGCGATCGGCCCGGTCCTGCTGGGCTGCGCGCGTCCGGTGCACATCCTGACGCCATCGTCGACGGTGCGCCGCATCGTCAACATGACAGCCCTGTGCGTGGTGGATGCAGTGTCGCAACGGTAA